A portion of the Tenacibaculum todarodis genome contains these proteins:
- a CDS encoding 1,4-dihydroxy-2-naphthoyl-CoA synthase codes for MIKPDWKTAKVYEDITYKKSHNVARIAFNRPNVRNAFRPHTTSELLDAFNDAHEDTNIGVVLLSAEGPSTKDGIWSFCSGGDQNARGHQGYVGKDGYHRLNILEVQRLIRFMPKAVICVVPGWAVGGGHSLHVTCDLTLASKEHAIFKQTDADVTSFDAGYGSAYLAKMVGQKRAREIFFLGRNYSAQEAYEMGMVNAVIPHDELEQTAFDWAQEILEKSPTSIKMLKFAMNLTDDGMVGQQVFAGEVTRLAYMTDEAKEGRDAFLEKRKPNFPKTWIP; via the coding sequence ATGATAAAACCAGATTGGAAAACTGCTAAAGTTTACGAAGATATTACTTATAAAAAATCTCACAATGTTGCAAGAATAGCATTTAATAGACCAAATGTACGTAATGCATTTCGCCCACATACAACATCAGAATTGTTAGATGCGTTTAATGATGCACATGAAGATACAAATATTGGAGTAGTTTTATTGTCTGCAGAAGGGCCAAGTACAAAAGATGGTATTTGGAGTTTCTGTTCTGGTGGAGATCAAAATGCACGTGGACATCAAGGTTATGTTGGTAAAGATGGTTATCATCGTTTAAATATTTTAGAAGTACAACGTTTAATAAGGTTTATGCCAAAGGCAGTTATATGTGTTGTTCCAGGTTGGGCTGTTGGTGGCGGACATAGCTTACATGTAACCTGCGATTTAACTTTGGCTTCTAAAGAACACGCTATTTTTAAACAAACTGATGCTGATGTAACGTCGTTTGACGCTGGTTATGGTTCTGCTTATTTAGCAAAAATGGTAGGGCAGAAGAGAGCAAGAGAAATTTTCTTTTTAGGAAGAAATTACTCTGCCCAAGAAGCGTATGAAATGGGAATGGTAAATGCCGTAATTCCGCATGATGAATTAGAACAAACGGCTTTTGATTGGGCACAAGAAATATTAGAAAAATCCCCAACGTCTATAAAAATGCTGAAATTTGCAATGAATTTAACAGATGATGGAATGGTTGGGCAACAAGTATTTGCTGGTGAAGTTACTCGTTTAGCATATATGACAGATGAAGCAAAAGAAGGAAGAGATGCCTTTCTTGAAAAAAGAAAACCTAACTTTCCTAAAACGTGGATACCATAA
- the rimO gene encoding 30S ribosomal protein S12 methylthiotransferase RimO: MRTKTIKKNKINVVTLGCSKNVYDSEVLMGQLKANGKNVVHEDPEDDGNIVVINTCGFIGKAKEESIDTILHYAQRKEAGEIDKVFVSGCLSERYKPDLEREIKNVDQYFGTHDLPNLLKVLEADYKHELIGERLTTTPKHYAYLKIAEGCDRPCSFCAIPLMRGKHKSTPIEDIVIEATKLAEKGIKEIMLIAQDLTYYGLDIYKKRALAELLEALVKVDGIEWIRLHYAFPTGFPMDVLEVMKREPKVCNYLDIPLQHINTEILKSMKRGTTHEKTTSLIHKFREAVPNMGIRTTLIVGYPGETEEQFQELKDWVEEMRFERLGAFQYSHEENTGAYVLEDNVPEDVKFRRVNEIMEIQGQISWELNQQKIGKTFRCLFDRKDGEFFYGRTEFDSPDVDNDVIVDAKEHYIKIGEFIDIKIHEAGDFDLHGTPVVKQERPIPLNQQKKK, encoded by the coding sequence ATGCGTACAAAAACTATCAAGAAAAATAAGATTAATGTTGTTACTTTAGGTTGCTCTAAAAACGTTTACGACAGTGAAGTTTTAATGGGACAATTAAAAGCAAACGGCAAAAATGTTGTGCATGAAGATCCAGAAGATGATGGAAACATTGTTGTAATTAATACTTGCGGATTTATTGGTAAAGCCAAAGAAGAAAGTATTGATACAATTTTACATTATGCACAAAGAAAAGAAGCAGGTGAAATTGATAAAGTTTTTGTTTCTGGTTGTTTAAGTGAACGTTACAAGCCAGATTTAGAAAGAGAAATTAAAAATGTAGACCAATATTTTGGAACACACGATTTGCCGAATCTTTTAAAGGTTTTAGAAGCAGATTATAAACATGAATTGATTGGTGAGCGTTTAACAACTACACCAAAACACTATGCATATTTAAAAATTGCTGAAGGATGTGATAGACCTTGTTCGTTTTGTGCAATTCCTTTAATGAGAGGAAAACACAAATCTACTCCAATTGAAGATATTGTTATTGAAGCTACAAAGCTAGCTGAAAAAGGTATTAAGGAAATAATGCTTATAGCGCAAGATTTAACTTATTACGGATTAGATATCTACAAAAAGCGTGCGTTAGCAGAATTGTTAGAAGCTTTAGTAAAAGTAGATGGAATTGAATGGATTCGTTTGCATTATGCTTTTCCAACTGGTTTTCCAATGGATGTTTTAGAAGTGATGAAACGTGAACCAAAAGTGTGTAATTATTTAGATATTCCTTTACAGCATATTAATACAGAAATTTTAAAGTCGATGAAACGTGGTACAACGCACGAAAAAACGACTTCATTAATTCATAAGTTTAGAGAGGCGGTTCCTAACATGGGAATTAGAACCACCTTAATTGTTGGTTATCCTGGAGAAACGGAAGAGCAATTTCAAGAATTAAAAGATTGGGTAGAGGAGATGCGTTTTGAGCGTTTAGGTGCTTTTCAATATTCTCATGAAGAAAATACTGGAGCGTATGTTTTAGAAGATAATGTTCCGGAAGATGTAAAGTTTAGACGTGTAAACGAGATTATGGAAATTCAAGGTCAGATTTCTTGGGAGTTGAATCAACAGAAAATCGGAAAAACGTTTAGATGTTTATTTGATAGAAAAGATGGAGAATTTTTCTATGGAAGAACAGAATTTGATTCGCCAGATGTAGATAATGATGTTATTGTTGATGCTAAAGAACACTATATTAAAATAGGTGAATTCATAGATATTAAAATTCATGAAGCAGGAGATTTTGATTTACACGGAACTCCAGTTGTTAAACAAGAGAGACCAATTCCTTTAAATCAACAGAAGAAAAAATAA
- a CDS encoding TIGR02757 family protein, with protein sequence MINKELQEFLDEKVIQYNNPKFIESDPIQIPHLFSKKEDIEIAGFLTATIAWGKRQMIINNSNKMMELLDNSPHDFVINHTEKELSKLTNFVHRTFNEIDFQFFIKSLKNIYKNHNGLENTLLITDKSDNYKTAIHNFKKVFFEIPHQSRTTKHVSDPLKNSASKRINMYLRWMVRDNKTGVDFGIWKNHSAANLHCPLDVHSGNVARKLNVLTRKQNDWKAVREMDAALRKLDKKDPSKYDFALFGLGVFEQF encoded by the coding sequence ATGATAAATAAAGAGCTTCAAGAGTTTTTAGATGAAAAGGTTATTCAATACAACAATCCAAAGTTTATTGAAAGCGACCCAATACAAATTCCACATTTATTTTCTAAAAAAGAAGACATTGAAATTGCTGGTTTTTTAACAGCAACAATTGCTTGGGGAAAAAGACAAATGATTATCAATAATTCTAATAAGATGATGGAATTATTAGATAATTCTCCACACGATTTTGTTATTAATCACACAGAAAAAGAGCTTAGTAAGCTAACAAATTTTGTGCATAGAACTTTTAATGAAATTGATTTTCAGTTCTTTATAAAATCGTTAAAAAACATTTATAAAAACCACAACGGATTAGAAAATACACTTTTAATTACTGACAAATCAGATAATTACAAAACTGCAATTCATAATTTTAAAAAAGTGTTTTTTGAAATCCCACATCAAAGCAGAACCACAAAACACGTTTCTGATCCTTTAAAAAACTCAGCATCAAAACGTATAAACATGTATTTACGTTGGATGGTTAGAGATAATAAAACGGGTGTAGATTTTGGCATTTGGAAAAATCATAGTGCTGCTAATTTACATTGTCCGTTAGATGTACATTCTGGAAATGTTGCCAGAAAACTAAACGTTTTAACTCGTAAACAAAACGATTGGAAAGCGGTTAGAGAAATGGATGCAGCGCTAAGAAAGTTAGATAAAAAAGATCCTTCAAAATACGATTTTGCTTTATTTGGATTGGGTGTTTTTGAACAATTTTAA
- a CDS encoding DNA-binding protein produces MDFEEGDKVDLIIEQQTPMGYIVLINDEFEGLLYSNEIFSDVEEGMETEGYIKKIREDNKIDVSLRPQGFRAVIDSDVDKVLTKLEEKGFILLTDKSSPESIKFHLQMSKKAFKKAVGNLYRQKLIVISDDRIELVEQ; encoded by the coding sequence ATGGATTTCGAAGAAGGAGATAAAGTAGATTTAATAATTGAACAACAAACGCCAATGGGTTACATCGTTTTAATTAACGATGAATTTGAAGGTTTACTATATAGCAATGAAATTTTTTCTGATGTAGAAGAAGGAATGGAAACTGAAGGCTACATTAAGAAAATTAGAGAAGATAATAAAATTGATGTTTCTTTAAGACCACAAGGTTTTAGAGCAGTTATTGATTCTGATGTAGATAAGGTTTTAACAAAACTAGAAGAAAAAGGTTTTATACTTTTAACAGATAAAAGTTCTCCTGAATCTATAAAGTTCCATTTGCAAATGAGTAAGAAAGCTTTTAAGAAAGCTGTTGGTAACTTATACAGACAGAAATTAATTGTAATTTCTGATGACAGAATTGAGTTAGTTGAGCAGTAA
- a CDS encoding competence/damage-inducible protein A — protein MNAEIITIGDEILIGQIVDTNSQFIGKELNKIGVSVYQITSIQDDEQHILNALKEAQERADIVILTGGLGPTKDDITKKTIAKYFNDAEFIEYPEVIAHIKELFSKINHPFKEIQRYQAQLPSKATLLMNNFGTAPGMWFYENNTVFVSLPGVPYEMKGLITNQVLPRIQKQFKLPFIIHKTIMTYGAGESTIAEIIEDFENNLPSFIKLAYLPSFGKVRLRLSAKGENKEVLEAALEKQLQELQELIPDIITGFDEGETIEKRIGTLLKQQGKTLSTAESLTGGKIASTIVSVAGSSAYYKGSFVTYSAALKQQLLSVSSKLIETHSVVSAQVAEVMAKNARKITETDYAIAVTGNAGPTADITDKSVGVVFIAIADKNGVEAHQFNFGQPREKVINRTVTKAFELLQQKISKK, from the coding sequence ATGAATGCAGAAATAATAACAATTGGAGACGAGATTCTTATTGGGCAAATTGTTGATACAAATTCGCAATTTATTGGAAAAGAATTAAATAAAATAGGAGTTTCTGTGTATCAGATAACTTCAATACAAGATGATGAACAGCACATTTTAAATGCGTTAAAAGAAGCGCAAGAACGTGCAGATATTGTTATTTTAACTGGAGGATTAGGGCCAACAAAAGACGATATCACCAAAAAAACAATTGCTAAGTATTTTAACGATGCTGAGTTTATTGAATATCCAGAAGTTATAGCACACATAAAAGAGTTATTTAGTAAGATAAACCATCCGTTTAAGGAAATTCAACGTTATCAAGCGCAGTTGCCTTCAAAAGCAACCTTATTAATGAATAATTTTGGAACAGCACCAGGAATGTGGTTTTATGAAAACAATACAGTTTTTGTTTCACTTCCAGGCGTTCCTTATGAAATGAAAGGATTAATAACCAATCAAGTTTTACCAAGAATTCAAAAACAATTTAAACTACCCTTTATCATTCATAAAACAATTATGACTTATGGAGCGGGAGAAAGTACAATTGCAGAAATAATTGAAGATTTCGAAAACAATTTGCCAAGCTTTATAAAGTTAGCATATTTACCATCATTTGGTAAAGTTAGATTGCGTTTATCCGCCAAAGGCGAAAATAAAGAAGTTTTAGAAGCTGCCTTAGAAAAGCAACTGCAAGAACTGCAAGAGTTAATCCCTGATATTATAACTGGTTTTGATGAAGGAGAAACTATTGAAAAGAGAATAGGAACACTTTTAAAACAACAAGGTAAAACACTTTCAACAGCAGAAAGTTTAACAGGAGGTAAAATAGCATCAACTATTGTTTCAGTAGCAGGTTCTTCAGCTTATTATAAAGGAAGTTTTGTAACCTATTCAGCAGCTTTAAAACAACAATTATTAAGTGTGTCATCTAAATTAATAGAAACACATTCTGTAGTTAGTGCACAAGTAGCTGAGGTTATGGCAAAAAATGCTAGAAAAATTACAGAAACAGATTATGCAATTGCAGTAACAGGAAATGCAGGGCCAACAGCAGATATAACAGATAAAAGTGTAGGAGTAGTTTTTATTGCAATTGCAGATAAAAATGGGGTAGAAGCACATCAATTTAATTTTGGACAGCCAAGAGAAAAAGTAATTAATAGAACTGTAACTAAGGCATTTGAATTATTACAGCAAAAAATTTCAAAAAAATAG
- the rpmG gene encoding 50S ribosomal protein L33 — translation MAKKGNRVQVILECTEHKATGQPGTSRYITTKNKKNTPDRVELKKFNPILKKMTVHKEIK, via the coding sequence ATGGCAAAAAAAGGAAACAGAGTACAAGTTATTTTAGAATGTACTGAGCACAAAGCAACAGGGCAACCAGGAACTTCTCGTTATATTACAACAAAAAACAAGAAGAATACCCCAGATAGAGTTGAGTTAAAGAAATTTAACCCAATTTTAAAGAAAATGACAGTTCATAAAGAAATTAAATAA
- a CDS encoding fumarylacetoacetate hydrolase family protein encodes MKIICIGRNYAKHIEELANERPDNPVVFLKPDSAILPRKNPFFIPPFSNDVHYEVEVLVKINKVGKHIQPKFAHKYYDEVGLGIDLTARDVQAKCKEKGLPWEKAKAFDGSAVVGEFYPKEEFDLDNLKFQLYKNDEIVQDGNTNAMLWKTDELISYVSQYFTLKKGDIIFTGTPAGVGRVVENDTLKGVIEGKEAFNIRVK; translated from the coding sequence ATGAAAATAATTTGTATTGGGCGCAATTACGCAAAACATATAGAAGAGTTAGCAAATGAAAGACCAGACAATCCTGTTGTTTTTCTAAAGCCAGATTCGGCAATTTTACCAAGAAAGAACCCGTTTTTTATTCCGCCATTTTCTAATGATGTGCATTATGAAGTTGAGGTTTTAGTGAAGATAAATAAAGTTGGTAAACACATTCAACCTAAATTTGCGCATAAATATTATGATGAAGTTGGTTTAGGAATCGATTTAACAGCAAGAGACGTTCAGGCAAAATGTAAAGAAAAAGGTTTGCCTTGGGAAAAAGCAAAAGCTTTTGATGGAAGTGCCGTTGTAGGTGAATTTTATCCGAAGGAAGAATTCGATTTAGATAATTTAAAGTTTCAACTATATAAGAATGATGAAATTGTTCAAGATGGAAACACAAATGCAATGTTGTGGAAAACGGACGAATTAATTTCATATGTTTCTCAATATTTCACCTTAAAAAAAGGAGATATTATTTTTACAGGAACTCCAGCTGGTGTTGGTAGAGTTGTAGAAAATGATACTTTAAAAGGAGTTATTGAAGGGAAAGAAGCTTTTAATATTAGAGTGAAATAA
- a CDS encoding DUF4295 domain-containing protein, giving the protein MAKKSVASLQTGAKRLSKAIKMVKSPKTGAYTFVEAIMDPSAVDAFLAKK; this is encoded by the coding sequence ATGGCAAAGAAATCAGTAGCATCGTTACAAACAGGAGCAAAAAGATTAAGTAAAGCAATTAAAATGGTAAAATCTCCAAAAACAGGAGCTTACACATTTGTTGAAGCTATTATGGATCCTTCTGCTGTAGATGCCTTTTTAGCAAAAAAGTAA
- a CDS encoding alpha/beta hydrolase, with translation MKNNWGILILLLVSLSSFSQEFINKKFESKELRSTRDLKIYLPEGYQKDSINNYPLAIIIDGEHLFDTYVASSKLFSMTDKAPKQIVVGIQINKTREEDTYFDENTYQLTGGNVKFLRFIKNEILPFMEGSYRTSPFISIIGQGSSVNLVTQFLNEKPPIFNAYIAINPLFAPNITAKTMSFQVDKFEKEDNTFYLYINDAPFFSKEKKKPLPELKTYLSSISAKNFHFKYDEMNSESYISSLGEAIPRAMDKIFETYGSITTKEFEEKIKALEPSDAIAYLENKYLDIDFLFGSNLGIREKDIFIIEDVIIDKEDGDYLRNFGEMILNVYPRSHIGDYYVGLYFEKKGKMSLALESYRSGYDKMSNSDPNKSLFYTNIERVSGR, from the coding sequence ATGAAAAACAATTGGGGAATTTTAATACTTTTATTGGTGAGTTTATCATCATTTTCACAAGAATTTATCAATAAAAAATTTGAATCTAAGGAGTTAAGGTCTACTAGAGATTTAAAAATCTATTTACCTGAAGGTTATCAAAAAGACTCAATAAATAATTATCCATTAGCAATTATAATAGATGGCGAACATCTTTTTGACACCTATGTTGCTAGTTCTAAGCTTTTTTCTATGACTGATAAAGCCCCAAAACAAATTGTTGTTGGTATACAGATAAATAAAACGAGAGAAGAAGACACTTATTTTGATGAAAACACCTATCAATTAACTGGTGGTAATGTTAAATTTTTACGTTTTATTAAAAATGAAATCTTACCGTTTATGGAAGGCAGCTACAGAACTTCTCCTTTTATATCAATTATTGGTCAAGGTTCATCTGTAAATCTAGTTACTCAGTTTTTAAATGAAAAGCCACCAATATTTAATGCTTACATAGCAATAAACCCTTTATTTGCTCCAAATATTACCGCAAAAACAATGTCTTTTCAAGTAGATAAATTTGAAAAAGAGGACAATACGTTTTACCTATATATAAATGATGCACCATTTTTCAGTAAAGAAAAAAAGAAACCACTACCAGAGTTAAAAACATATCTAAGTTCTATAAGTGCTAAAAACTTTCATTTTAAATATGATGAAATGAACTCTGAAAGCTATATTTCTTCTTTAGGGGAAGCTATTCCTAGAGCCATGGACAAAATATTTGAAACTTACGGAAGCATTACTACAAAAGAGTTTGAAGAAAAAATTAAAGCCTTAGAGCCATCAGATGCTATTGCTTATCTAGAAAATAAATATTTAGACATCGATTTTCTATTTGGCTCTAACTTAGGAATTAGAGAAAAAGACATTTTCATTATTGAAGATGTAATTATTGATAAAGAAGATGGCGATTACTTACGTAATTTTGGCGAGATGATTTTAAACGTTTATCCTAGATCTCATATAGGAGATTACTATGTTGGTTTATATTTTGAAAAAAAAGGTAAAATGTCTTTAGCTTTAGAAAGCTACAGAAGTGGTTACGACAAAATGAGCAACTCTGACCCTAATAAAAGTCTTTTTTATACCAATATAGAAAGAGTTAGTGGAAGATAG
- a CDS encoding amidase family protein, producing the protein MRKLLLITLSIILFTACKQKDNNIFFKKYDETDQLQEQESHESKRMQFKLIQSKYLDMNQVFKPFQEDLAHFSEENYQELKPLVLEQNIPTIQNSIKEGNLSYEKLTLFYLYRIRKFESDSTKSLNAIIALNPNVVKEARARDKNKNNVSENSIFGMPILLKDNINTYNMPTTAGAIALAENKNTTDAFIVDKLKENGALILGKVNLSEWAYFFCSGCPLGYSAIGGQTLNPYGRKIFETGGSSAGSGVAVAANYGVAAVGTETSGSITSPSSQNSVVGLKPTIGVLSRTGIVPISSTLDTPGPMTKNIVDNAIFLEAMLGLDKDDSESIKNDYKFNLIDKDKFNFSKTKIGVLKPLLTDSIYALTIEKIKKAGAEIVELNPENPKFDGFLTLLNIDMKHDLPLYLKNNSDKNVEIKSVKDVTIFNLKDSILRAPYGQQLFDGIVKDSTTLKQLEIVKNNLNSEGKKFLQALKDENLDVILSINNYHSGIAAVAKHPTLTVPMGYKDSGEPISLTFIGVPFSESRLLEIGYAFEQLTKVRKLPKNYQ; encoded by the coding sequence ATGAGAAAACTACTTCTAATTACTTTATCAATTATATTATTTACTGCTTGTAAGCAAAAGGATAACAATATCTTTTTTAAAAAATATGATGAAACTGATCAGTTACAGGAACAAGAAAGTCATGAAAGTAAAAGAATGCAGTTTAAGTTAATTCAGTCTAAATATTTAGATATGAATCAAGTTTTTAAACCTTTTCAAGAAGATTTAGCTCATTTTTCAGAAGAAAATTATCAAGAATTAAAACCATTAGTTTTAGAACAAAATATTCCAACAATTCAAAACAGTATAAAAGAAGGAAATCTATCTTATGAAAAACTGACCTTATTTTATTTATATAGAATCAGAAAATTTGAAAGTGATAGTACAAAGTCTTTAAATGCAATAATTGCTTTAAATCCTAATGTAGTTAAAGAAGCAAGAGCAAGAGATAAAAATAAAAATAATGTTTCAGAGAATTCAATTTTTGGAATGCCAATCTTGTTAAAAGACAATATAAATACTTATAATATGCCAACTACAGCTGGAGCAATTGCTTTAGCTGAGAACAAAAATACTACTGATGCTTTTATAGTTGATAAACTAAAAGAAAATGGCGCGTTAATTTTAGGGAAAGTAAATTTAAGTGAATGGGCTTATTTTTTCTGTTCGGGTTGTCCGTTAGGATATTCTGCAATTGGTGGACAAACCTTAAATCCGTATGGAAGAAAAATATTTGAAACTGGTGGAAGTTCTGCAGGAAGTGGAGTAGCAGTTGCCGCAAATTATGGAGTTGCAGCGGTTGGTACAGAAACTTCAGGTTCTATTACTTCACCGTCAAGTCAAAATTCTGTGGTTGGATTAAAACCAACAATTGGAGTTTTGAGTAGAACAGGTATTGTACCAATTTCAAGTACTTTAGATACGCCAGGACCTATGACTAAAAATATTGTTGATAATGCAATTTTTTTAGAAGCTATGTTAGGTCTTGATAAAGATGATTCTGAATCAATAAAAAATGATTATAAATTTAATCTAATTGATAAGGATAAATTTAATTTTTCTAAAACTAAAATTGGAGTTTTAAAACCCTTATTAACTGATTCTATCTATGCTTTAACAATAGAAAAAATAAAAAAAGCTGGAGCTGAAATTGTAGAGTTAAACCCAGAGAACCCTAAATTCGATGGTTTTTTAACGCTTCTTAATATTGATATGAAACATGATTTACCATTATATTTAAAAAATAATTCAGATAAAAATGTAGAGATAAAGTCAGTAAAAGATGTTACGATTTTTAATTTGAAAGATTCAATTTTAAGAGCACCTTATGGACAACAGTTATTTGATGGAATAGTAAAAGATTCAACAACTTTAAAGCAATTAGAAATTGTAAAGAATAATTTAAATTCGGAAGGTAAAAAGTTTTTACAAGCATTAAAGGATGAAAACTTAGATGTAATTTTATCAATAAATAATTATCATTCAGGAATTGCAGCTGTTGCTAAACACCCAACATTAACAGTTCCAATGGGATATAAAGATTCTGGAGAACCAATTAGTTTAACATTTATCGGTGTTCCATTCTCTGAAAGTAGATTGTTAGAGATTGGTTATGCTTTTGAACAATTAACTAAAGTTAGAAAATTACCAAAAAACTATCAATAA
- the rpmB gene encoding 50S ribosomal protein L28, whose amino-acid sequence MSRVCELTGKKAMVGNNVSHAMNRTKRRFNANLMTKRFFIPEEDKWVTLKVSASALKNINKKGIAAVIKEARAKGFLTK is encoded by the coding sequence ATGTCTAGAGTTTGTGAACTTACAGGTAAAAAAGCAATGGTAGGAAACAATGTTTCCCATGCAATGAATAGAACAAAAAGAAGATTTAACGCTAATCTTATGACTAAGCGTTTCTTTATTCCAGAAGAAGATAAATGGGTAACCTTAAAAGTATCTGCTTCTGCATTAAAAAACATAAATAAAAAAGGAATTGCTGCTGTTATTAAAGAAGCAAGAGCAAAAGGATTCTTAACAAAATAA
- a CDS encoding CPBP family intramembrane glutamic endopeptidase, with protein MKETFNELVAYLKNPVLEEDTNTNINYRITKFGHLLIISLLTGLATSVLIGALDEFGLVNMDDHQMEEMMKSLSKTMIFVMAVVIAPLLEEVIFRAPLTAFKKGKQFRIAFYTLAILFGLVHITNYNLTTNVLLFAPILVLPQLLLGGYLGFIRVRFGLLWSILLHAAYNGILMGGALIFGFE; from the coding sequence ATGAAAGAAACATTTAACGAGTTAGTAGCCTATTTAAAGAATCCAGTTTTAGAAGAAGACACAAATACAAATATTAATTATAGAATTACAAAATTTGGTCATCTTTTAATAATTAGTCTTTTAACAGGTTTAGCAACTTCAGTTTTAATAGGTGCTTTAGATGAGTTTGGTTTGGTAAACATGGACGATCATCAGATGGAAGAAATGATGAAAAGCTTATCTAAAACAATGATTTTTGTTATGGCTGTTGTAATTGCTCCACTTTTAGAAGAAGTTATTTTTAGAGCTCCATTAACCGCTTTTAAAAAAGGAAAACAATTTAGAATAGCTTTTTACACTTTGGCAATTTTATTTGGTTTAGTTCATATTACAAACTATAATTTAACCACAAATGTGCTATTATTTGCACCAATATTAGTGTTGCCACAATTACTTTTAGGTGGTTATTTAGGTTTTATCCGTGTACGTTTTGGTTTACTTTGGTCTATTTTATTACACGCAGCTTATAACGGTATTTTAATGGGCGGAGCGTTAATATTTGGTTTTGAATAA
- the ftsY gene encoding signal recognition particle-docking protein FtsY: protein MSFFKNIFSKEKKETLDKGLEKSKTNFLNKMSKAVAGKSKVDDDVLDNLEEVLVASDVGVNTTLKIIDRIEARVAKDKYLGTDELNNILREEIAGLLSETNSGNDTDFTIPENKKPYVLMVVGVNGVGKTTTIGKLAAQFKKKGLKVVLGAADTFRAAAIDQLQVWADRTDVPIVRQEMGSDPASVAFDTLQSAVTQNADVVIIDTAGRLHNKVNLMNELTKIKRVMQKVVADAPHDVLLVLDGSTGQNAFEQAKQFTLATEVTSLAVTKLDGTAKGGVVIGISDQFQIPVKYIGVGEGIDDLQVFNKHEFVDSFFK from the coding sequence ATGAGTTTTTTTAAAAATATATTTTCAAAAGAAAAAAAGGAAACCTTAGATAAAGGTTTAGAGAAATCTAAAACTAATTTCCTAAATAAAATGTCTAAAGCCGTAGCAGGTAAATCTAAAGTAGATGATGATGTTTTAGATAATTTAGAAGAGGTTTTAGTAGCATCAGACGTTGGTGTAAATACTACTTTAAAAATTATTGATAGAATAGAAGCAAGAGTTGCTAAAGACAAATATTTAGGAACCGACGAGTTAAATAACATTCTACGAGAAGAAATAGCAGGTTTATTATCTGAAACCAATTCAGGAAACGATACCGATTTTACAATTCCAGAAAACAAAAAACCTTATGTATTAATGGTTGTTGGAGTAAACGGAGTTGGTAAAACTACAACAATAGGTAAGTTGGCAGCTCAATTTAAAAAGAAAGGCTTAAAAGTTGTTTTAGGAGCAGCAGATACATTTAGAGCAGCAGCAATAGATCAGTTACAAGTTTGGGCAGATAGAACGGATGTGCCAATTGTACGTCAAGAAATGGGGTCAGATCCAGCATCTGTGGCTTTTGATACCCTACAATCTGCTGTTACACAAAATGCCGATGTTGTAATTATAGACACAGCAGGTCGTTTACACAATAAAGTAAACTTAATGAATGAGCTTACAAAGATAAAACGTGTAATGCAAAAAGTGGTAGCAGATGCTCCGCACGATGTATTATTAGTTTTAGACGGCTCAACAGGACAAAATGCATTTGAACAAGCAAAACAATTTACATTAGCAACAGAAGTTACTTCTTTAGCGGTAACAAAATTAGACGGAACTGCAAAAGGAGGAGTTGTAATTGGTATTTCAGACCAATTTCAAATACCCGTAAAATATATTGGAGTAGGAGAAGGAATAGACGATTTGCAAGTATTTAACAAACATGAGTTTGTAGATTCGTTTTTTAAGTAA